A region of Athene noctua chromosome 12, bAthNoc1.hap1.1, whole genome shotgun sequence DNA encodes the following proteins:
- the NME5 gene encoding nucleoside diphosphate kinase homolog 5 isoform X2 gives MQMLMPEPQIFVERTLALIKPDVVDKEEEIEDLILRSGFLIIQKRKLQLSPEQCSNFYADQYGKVFFPNLTAYMSSGPLVAMVLARHCAVSYWKELLGPSNSIKARRTHPHSLRAIYGTDDLRNALHGSVSISSAEREIQFMFPEVILEPIPAGLRARDYLNLYVKPTLLAGLTALCKEKPADPMDKLFF, from the exons ATGCAGATGTTAATGCCTGAACCTCAGATTTTTGTGGAAAGAACTCTGGCCCTCATCAAACCAGATGTTGTtgacaaagaagaagaaatagagGATCTCATTCTTCGATCGGGATTCCTGATCATTCAG AAACGGAAGCTCCAGTTAAGCCCAGAGCAATGTAGCAACTTTTACGCAGACCAATatggaaaagtgttttttcctaatTTAACAGCCTATATGAGTTCTGGACCTTTAGTCGCTATGGTTCTTGCCAGACATTGTGCAGTCTCCTACTGGAAGGAATTGCTTGGACCATCAAACAGCATAAAAGCTAGGAGAACTCACCCTCACAG CTTAAGAGCAATCTATGGGACTGATGATCTGAGGAATGCGCTTCATGGCAGTGTCAGCATTTCCTCAGCAGAAAGAGAAATTCAATTCATGTTTCCAGAAG TGATTTTGGAGCCAATTCCAGCTGGACTAAGAGCTAGGGATTACTTGAACCTTTATGTAAAGCCAACATTACTAGCAGGGCTCACTGCGCTCTGTAAAGAGAAGCCAGCAGATCCAATG GATAAGCTATTCTTTTGA
- the NME5 gene encoding nucleoside diphosphate kinase homolog 5 isoform X1, with translation MQMLMPEPQIFVERTLALIKPDVVDKEEEIEDLILRSGFLIIQKRKLQLSPEQCSNFYADQYGKVFFPNLTAYMSSGPLVAMVLARHCAVSYWKELLGPSNSIKARRTHPHSLRAIYGTDDLRNALHGSVSISSAEREIQFMFPEVILEPIPAGLRARDYLNLYVKPTLLAGLTALCKEKPADPMIWLADWLIEHNPNKPRVQHQITEEEHQG, from the exons ATGCAGATGTTAATGCCTGAACCTCAGATTTTTGTGGAAAGAACTCTGGCCCTCATCAAACCAGATGTTGTtgacaaagaagaagaaatagagGATCTCATTCTTCGATCGGGATTCCTGATCATTCAG AAACGGAAGCTCCAGTTAAGCCCAGAGCAATGTAGCAACTTTTACGCAGACCAATatggaaaagtgttttttcctaatTTAACAGCCTATATGAGTTCTGGACCTTTAGTCGCTATGGTTCTTGCCAGACATTGTGCAGTCTCCTACTGGAAGGAATTGCTTGGACCATCAAACAGCATAAAAGCTAGGAGAACTCACCCTCACAG CTTAAGAGCAATCTATGGGACTGATGATCTGAGGAATGCGCTTCATGGCAGTGTCAGCATTTCCTCAGCAGAAAGAGAAATTCAATTCATGTTTCCAGAAG TGATTTTGGAGCCAATTCCAGCTGGACTAAGAGCTAGGGATTACTTGAACCTTTATGTAAAGCCAACATTACTAGCAGGGCTCACTGCGCTCTGTAAAGAGAAGCCAGCAGATCCAATG ATTTGGCTTGCTGACTGGTTGATTGAACACAATCCTAATAAACCTAGGGTACAACATCAGATCACTGAAGAAGAGCATCAGGGGTGA